The genomic region TGCTCGCCCCAACCGAAACACCGCTCCCGCGTTCGTAGCGGACCACGATGCAGCGGATGCCCTTCGCCCCGGCGACATTGTGATGCCCCGAATTGGCGAGCTCCCTGCCTGGGTTCACCAGGACGATGGCAAGACCTGGGTCCCCTCCGACTCAGTCATCGTTCTCCGCCCCACCTCGGATGAGTACGAGCCCGACTTCATCGCCGCTTGCCTGAACGCGGCTGTGAACATCGATACCCGCACTACATTGCCGAGGCGTCACCCGGTGGCCCGCATCGCGATCCCGGAGCTCAGCAGTGACCAGCAAGCAGTCGTCGCACAAGCGCACCGCTCGCTCGACAACGCCCGCACGGCGGCACGCAAGCTCGAGCGTGAAGCCGAACACGCAAGCGACGCCCTGATCAACCTCGTCTTCTCCGGAAAGTAGGCTCCCAACTATGACTCCCACCCCCGTCAAAGAGTTCCAGGACACCCTGTGGAAAGCCGCCGATAAGCTGCGCGGTTCCATGGATGCCTCGCAATACAAAGACATCGTCCTCGGACTCGTGTTTCTCAAGTACGTCACCGATGCATTCGATGCACGCCGCCAAGAGCTCCAAGCCGAGCTCGAGGAGGAAGGCGCCACCGAGGAGGAGATCCTGGAGGAGCTTGAGGACCGCGACGCCTACCTGGAAAAGAACGTCTTCTGGGTCGCACCTGCTGCCCGCTGGGACTTCCTGCAACGCCACTCCAAGGGCAAGACCGAAGAGGCCGGCGGCGAGTTCAAGGCGATAGGCAAGCTTATCGACGAAGCCGCGGAAACCCTCATGGCCGACAACCCCACCCTCGAGGGCACCCTGCCGCACAACTACAACAGTGAAAGCGTGGACCAGCGCCGCCTCGGAGAGCTCGTCGATCTCTTCAGCACCACCCGGTTCACGGCCGAAGGCCCGGAGCGGGCCCGCGACCTGCTGGGTGAAGTCTATGAGTACTTTCTCGCCCGTTTCGCTTCCGCTGAAGGCAAGCGCGGCGGCGAGTTCTACACCCCTCGCCCGGTGGTTCGCACGCTTGTCGAGATCCTCGAGCCGACGGAGGGCCGCGTCTACGACCCGTGCTGCGGTTCCGGTGGCATGTTTGTTCAGGCGGAGAAGTTCCTAGACGCGAACCGCAAGGACACGTCCGCAATCGCGATTTACGGCCAGGAGCTCAACGAGCGCACGTGGCGCATGGCGCGGATGAACCTCGCCATCCACGCTTTGAACGCCAAGGGTCTCGGTGAGCGCTGGGGCGACACCTTCGCCCGCGACATCCATCCTGGAGTGCAGATGGATTACGTGCTGGCCAACCCGCCGTTCAATATCAAGGACTGGGTCCGCAACACCGACGACAAACGCTGGATCTACGGTGTGCCACCAGAGAAGAACGCGAACTTCGGCTGGATGCAGCACATCATTTCCAAGCTCGGCTCCCAGGGCGAGGCGGGTGTGGTCATGGCCAACGGCACCATGACCTCGAACACCTCGGGTGAGGGCGAGATCCGCAGGAACATGCTCGAAGACGACATTGTGTCCTGCGTGATCACACTGCCTTCCCAGCTCTTCCGCGGGACAAGTATCCCCGTCTGTGTCTGGTTCTTTGCAAAGGACAAGGGCGCAGGCTCGAAGGGTTCTGTCGACCGCCGCGGGCAGTTCTTGCTTATCGATGCCCGGTCGCTCGGCCACATGATCGACCGCACCGAGCGTACGTTCTCCAACGAAGACATCCAGAAGATCGCGAACACGTTCCGTACCTGGCGCGGACGCGAATCTGCCGAAGGCGAGTACGAAGACGTGCCTGGCTTCTGCAAGTCGGTGCCTCTCGACGAGATCCGCGAAGCGAACTACGCGCTCACCCCGGGCCGTTACGTCGGCTTCGCCGAAACCGAAGAGGACGACGAACCGATCGACGAAAAGATCGCGCGCCTCACCGCCGAACTCACCGCAGCCCTGGACGAATCCGCCCGCCTCGACGCCGTCGTCCGCGAGCAGCTGGGGAGGTTGGGATAGTGGCCTGGAAGTCAACGCGGCTGGACGCTATCGCTTCAATCCAGACCGGCCCTTTTGGGAGTCAACTCCACCAAGAAGACTACGTCGAAGTTGGAACGCCCATAATCACGGTCGAGCACTTGGGGGGTTATCGGATTACGAGGGACAACCTTCCGATGGTTAGCGATGACGATGCTGAACGCCTGCGGAAGTACTCATTGCTGCCCGGTGATGTTGTGTTTAGCAGGGTAGGATCCGTTGACCAATCCTCATTTGTAACCGGAGACGAAGAGGGCTGGTTGTTTTCTGGGCGCTGTCTCCGTGTTCGGCCCCGCCCCGACGAGGTCGATCCGCGGTTCATCTATTACTCGCTGAACACCAGTGAGGTGAAAAGCTTCATAAGGGCCATTGCAGTCGGCGCTACGATGCCGTCAATCAATACGGCGATTCTTTCCGAGGTTCAGATTTCATTGCCTCCCGTTGCGCAACAACGGCGGATTTCCTCAATTCTCGGCTCCATCGATGACAAGATCGCGACGAATCGAAGAGCGGTCCAACAGCTAGATAAACTCCGCAATGCTCTGTGGCAGCGAAATCTGCAGGATGGTTCTGCCCCGATACCGCTGTCGTCGCTGGCATCGTTTGTAAACGGTGGAGCATTCACAAAAGGTGCCACAGGCACCGGCAGAGTGGTTGTACGTATCGCGGAAATGAGTGGTGGCATCGGAAATAGCACAGTGCGAAACGAGCTAGCCGTACCCGAAACACAGGTGGTACGCAACGGAGATTTGCTCTTTTCCTGGTCCGGCACGCTCATGGTTAAGCGGTGGCCGCATGATGAAGCGATCGTGAACCAACACATCTTCAAAGTCATTCCAGACCGTGACTTCCCAGCAGCGTTTCTCGATTGTGCAATTGAGCAGCAGCTCGAGTATTTCAGAATGATCGCTGCGGGTAAGGCGACGACAATGGGGCACATTAAGAGATCGGATTTGGAGGCTGAGGTTGAAATCCCGGTTTCTATCCGTGAAGACGATCTACAACTCGCGGGCTCGTTATGGGATCTAGCGGTCGCGCTCGAGAAAGAGAACCTCACCCTCGCCAAAACCCGCGATGAGCTGCTTCCGCTCCTCATGAGTGGAAAGATCACTGTGAAGGAAGCGGAGCAGGATGCCACCGCTGCAAGCGCGGACATTGCGAGTGAGGAGTACAAGGCGTAGCACCATGGTGTACAGCGAGGCAGCATTCGAAGTAGACGCGCTCGATTTACTCGGCGAGCTCGAGTGGAAGGCCACGAACGGAAGGGAACTCGCACCCGGTAGCGGCGAGCGCGACAACTGGCGCGACATCGTGCTTCGTGGCCGCCTCCTCAACGCCTTGCGCAACCTCAATCCCGAGGTACCGGACGAGTTCCTGCAGCAGGCGATGGCCGAGGTGATTACACCGCAATCGCAGAGCGCGATTGCGGAAAACCGCCGCTTGCACGAGATCTTGGTCGAGGGGTACCGCGGCATCGAGTACTACGACGCCGACGGGAAACGCCAGAACCCGACCATCACCTTCTTTTCCCGCGACCCGTCCAAGAACGACTACATCGCAGCCAACCAGATCACCATCCGGAACCTGGACAAGGAACGGCGATTCGACGTCGTGTTGTACGTCAACGGAATGCCGCTGGCGATTATTGAGCTGAAGCAATCCGGCTCTACGGCAACCGTCGAGAATGCTTACAACCAGCTCCGCACCTACGTTGCAGAGTTCCCAATGACGTTTCGCTTCGCCAACATCGTGGTGGCATCTGATGGCATCGATGCGATTTACGGCACGCCGTTTACTCCGCGGGAGCATTTGAGTACGTGGCGAGTGAACGACGACGGCGAGCCCTTCGAGCAGGGTCCGCTCGTTGTGGTGGACGGCGAGCATATGACCGAGTTCGACATGCTCATGTGGGGCCTGTTCAACGTTGAACGCTTCGGCCAGATCTTCGTGGACTTCACTGCGTTCGACGAGATGGATGGGGAGCTGCGCATGCGTGTGGCAAAACCACACCAGTACTTCGCGGTTGCCAAAGCCGCAGCCAGAACCATCCAAGCTGCCCGCAGCGACAAGAAGGCGGGCGTGGTGTGGCACACCACCGGGTCTGGCAAGTCCATGGAAATGGAGATGTACACCGCGAAGATCATGCGCGATGCGCGGCTTGATTCCCCGACCGTGATCGTGTTGAACGACCGCAACGAGCTGGATAAGCAGCTCTTCGACACATTCTCCGTCTCAACGCTGCTGCCCGAGGACCCCGTCCATATCTCCAGCCGAGAGGACCTGCGCGATCAACTCAGCCAGCGTCAGTCAGGCGGCATCTACTTTGCCACCCTGCAAAAGTTCGGTCTGCAGGGAACGAAGGACAAGCGCGAGCTTGAGCACCCGGTGCTTTCGGAGCGCCACAACGTTGTCGTTATTTCGGACGAAGCGCACCGCTCCCACTACGGCTTCGGTGACACAAACGCGGACGGCTATGCGCATCACCTTCGCACTGCGCTGCCCAACGCCACCATGATCGCTTTCACGGGCACACCGATTGACGAATGGGACCGTAACACCCGCGAGGTCTTCGGCGGGGAGATCGACGTCTACGACATGAACCGCGCCGTGGCGGACGGTGCCGTGGTTCCGGTCTACTTCGAGCCGCGGTTGATCCCGCTCGAGCGCATTCAAGGGATCACTGATGAGGAGATCGACGACGCAGCTGCGGACATTCTCGCAGGGATCGACGACGATCAACGTGAGAAGGTGCAACGCTCCGTTGCTGTGCTGAACACCATTTACGGTTCAGACCAACGCCTTAGCAATCTCGCCCAGGACTTCGTGCGGCACTGGGAGGACCGCCGGGAGAACATGCGCCAGTTCATTGGCGCACCGGGCAAGGCGATGATCGTGGTGCAGACCCGAGACATCGCAGCAAAACTGTACGAGAAGATCATCGAGCTGCGCCCAGAGTGGCACGACGATGACGACCTCAAGGGGAAGATCAAGGTCATCTATTCCGGGGCCGCCTCCGATCCGCCGCACCTGCAAAAGCACATCCGCAACCAAAGCCGGATGGACGCGATCAAGGACCGGATGAAAGACGCCGATGACGACCTAGAGATCGCCATCGTGCAAGGAATGATGCTCACCGGCTTCGACGCTCCCCCGCTGCACACGCTCTACCTGGACCGTCCACTGAAAAGCGCGCTGCTCATGCAGACGCTCGCCCGCGTGAACCGCAAGTTCCGTCAAAAGGAAAGTGGGCTGTTGGTGGCGTACGCGCCGCTGATCGACAATCTCCAGGCAGCCATCGCCGAGTTCACAAAGAGCTCATCCGCCGACGATGAAAAGGTGATCGGCCAAACCATCGAGGAAGCGTTGGTGATCGTTCGCGGATTCGTCGAGAAGCTCAATGCCCTCTCCGGCGAGGAATGGCGCGCACTCGAAGCCGCAGGCGAGCAACGCCAAGCACGCCTGCAGTTGCTGGCCAAATTGCGCAATCCGCACACGGTTGATGAGAACGGGCGTTACCCGCTGGCAAGGGAATTCACCTCGACCGCCGGCAAGTTGGCCAGGTCGTGGGCGCTTGCGTCCGGGAGCCCGAATGCCAACGAG from Corynebacterium fournieri harbors:
- a CDS encoding type I restriction-modification system subunit M — protein: MTPTPVKEFQDTLWKAADKLRGSMDASQYKDIVLGLVFLKYVTDAFDARRQELQAELEEEGATEEEILEELEDRDAYLEKNVFWVAPAARWDFLQRHSKGKTEEAGGEFKAIGKLIDEAAETLMADNPTLEGTLPHNYNSESVDQRRLGELVDLFSTTRFTAEGPERARDLLGEVYEYFLARFASAEGKRGGEFYTPRPVVRTLVEILEPTEGRVYDPCCGSGGMFVQAEKFLDANRKDTSAIAIYGQELNERTWRMARMNLAIHALNAKGLGERWGDTFARDIHPGVQMDYVLANPPFNIKDWVRNTDDKRWIYGVPPEKNANFGWMQHIISKLGSQGEAGVVMANGTMTSNTSGEGEIRRNMLEDDIVSCVITLPSQLFRGTSIPVCVWFFAKDKGAGSKGSVDRRGQFLLIDARSLGHMIDRTERTFSNEDIQKIANTFRTWRGRESAEGEYEDVPGFCKSVPLDEIREANYALTPGRYVGFAETEEDDEPIDEKIARLTAELTAALDESARLDAVVREQLGRLG
- a CDS encoding restriction endonuclease subunit S, coding for MAWKSTRLDAIASIQTGPFGSQLHQEDYVEVGTPIITVEHLGGYRITRDNLPMVSDDDAERLRKYSLLPGDVVFSRVGSVDQSSFVTGDEEGWLFSGRCLRVRPRPDEVDPRFIYYSLNTSEVKSFIRAIAVGATMPSINTAILSEVQISLPPVAQQRRISSILGSIDDKIATNRRAVQQLDKLRNALWQRNLQDGSAPIPLSSLASFVNGGAFTKGATGTGRVVVRIAEMSGGIGNSTVRNELAVPETQVVRNGDLLFSWSGTLMVKRWPHDEAIVNQHIFKVIPDRDFPAAFLDCAIEQQLEYFRMIAAGKATTMGHIKRSDLEAEVEIPVSIREDDLQLAGSLWDLAVALEKENLTLAKTRDELLPLLMSGKITVKEAEQDATAASADIASEEYKA
- a CDS encoding type I restriction endonuclease subunit R; amino-acid sequence: MVYSEAAFEVDALDLLGELEWKATNGRELAPGSGERDNWRDIVLRGRLLNALRNLNPEVPDEFLQQAMAEVITPQSQSAIAENRRLHEILVEGYRGIEYYDADGKRQNPTITFFSRDPSKNDYIAANQITIRNLDKERRFDVVLYVNGMPLAIIELKQSGSTATVENAYNQLRTYVAEFPMTFRFANIVVASDGIDAIYGTPFTPREHLSTWRVNDDGEPFEQGPLVVVDGEHMTEFDMLMWGLFNVERFGQIFVDFTAFDEMDGELRMRVAKPHQYFAVAKAAARTIQAARSDKKAGVVWHTTGSGKSMEMEMYTAKIMRDARLDSPTVIVLNDRNELDKQLFDTFSVSTLLPEDPVHISSREDLRDQLSQRQSGGIYFATLQKFGLQGTKDKRELEHPVLSERHNVVVISDEAHRSHYGFGDTNADGYAHHLRTALPNATMIAFTGTPIDEWDRNTREVFGGEIDVYDMNRAVADGAVVPVYFEPRLIPLERIQGITDEEIDDAAADILAGIDDDQREKVQRSVAVLNTIYGSDQRLSNLAQDFVRHWEDRRENMRQFIGAPGKAMIVVQTRDIAAKLYEKIIELRPEWHDDDDLKGKIKVIYSGAASDPPHLQKHIRNQSRMDAIKDRMKDADDDLEIAIVQGMMLTGFDAPPLHTLYLDRPLKSALLMQTLARVNRKFRQKESGLLVAYAPLIDNLQAAIAEFTKSSSADDEKVIGQTIEEALVIVRGFVEKLNALSGEEWRALEAAGEQRQARLQLLAKLRNPHTVDENGRYPLAREFTSTAGKLARSWALASGSPNANEYRSDVRFYSDVRNQLIKMEADDRRANGEPLSEEIITLLSQLVVESTASSQVIDVYGEIGRELPNLQDLNIEALKLKSRDESETALLIDALRRALLQESRNATGNNEVRAKQFSERIRELMNRYTNQQLTSAEVIAELIELSKEIVAESNRGEQFSPPLSNDELAFYDVMATNGSAGEALEDDVLAQIARELVTALRRDAKTDWTVRDDVRAKLRRSIRTLLRKHKYPPEKRNEAVVLVLEQMERFAPRWSEAA